Genomic window (Primulina eburnea isolate SZY01 chromosome 8, ASM2296580v1, whole genome shotgun sequence):
TCTGATGTTCAAGGTTTTTGTTAGGAGAGCTGCCTGATTACCTAGATTCACACTACTAGTGACGACTACTTCTTTCATGAATGCCTGCACAAACAATAGATTAAAGATTTGGCTATGTGGGTTTGGCACTTAAATTTACTTGGCACTGCCAATGCTAGCAGCCTAGCACAAGATTAAAGGTCCATCTTGCCAGGGAAAAGTTGAAGCAACTGATGCTATTTTGTGAGTGTGTTTTATTGCTTGAGGTGTTACTCATTTATGTAGATAGAAAACCAAACGTTGCGTAAATTTCATCAGTGTCAACTGTTCTGGCTAATAGATTCTCTAGGGATATGCTAACTTTTTGGATGTATGGAACCCACTTGCATGAAGTTACCCCAGTGTTCTCCTTATTGTCATTTGTAAATATGTTTGATGGTACCTATACAAAATGCAGTTTGTCTTATATACACTCGCCTTTTTTTATATGGGCATCCAAGAATGGTGAAGTAGATTATCTTCAGTGACTGGAAACTTATTTGATGTCTAAGTTTCTTTCAAAGCAACATAGATGATctttaaattgaaaattaagTTTTGGTAATATTTTATGCGATACTCCTTGTTATTAATATGTTGCAGTGAGACGCCGAATCATTACATTCACTTTTATTTCAGTACTCCTGTTGGAACCAAAAGAAGAGGTGGTCCAGGAGGTCTAAACAAAGTATGTGGTGTTTCACCTGAACTACAGACCATTGTTGGGGGGCCAGCATTACCAAGGACAGAGGTTTGGATATGAATGATTAAACAGTTCAATGAGTTTCAATATTATGTTTTACGAAACTGGTGCTAAACATATGAAATCTGTATATTGCTTTATTTTTAATTCTGATTGTGAAGGAACTATGGGCGTACATTAGGAAGCACAATCTTCAAGACCCTGGTAACAAGAGAAAAATCATCTGCAATGACCCATTGCGCGTGGTTTTTAAAACAGACTGCACCTATATGTTCAAGATGAATAAATTGCTTGCTAAGCATATTATTCCACTGGATCCAAGCAGTATGTAACATAAACATAAGATCAACATTCTACTTGCATTGATTTTTTATCACATTTATTTTTTCTTAAGAATCTGGACAAGCTAAAAAATCAAAGGTTGAAGATGAGCCAGCTAAGCAGACTACTAATTCCAGGCTTCCTCCCGATAAAATATCAGATGCTCTTGCAAAATTTTTCGGTACTGAAAATAGCAAGATGGTACAATCAGAGGCTCTGGGATGTGTCTGGGAGTACATTAAACTCAACCAGCTGGAGGTACATTATTCCATGACCTGTCAGCATTTCTGTGTCAAAGACAATAATTATAAGCAACATCTTTGTTTTTTACGCAGCCTTAATGTAATTTATATGACTTTGACTAGTGTGGTGTGTATTCAATGTGGCACTCCCATATTTTCCTTGAATCAGACATCTCGGGTGCATTCATTTGACGCAGTGCTACAATGTCCAATACGTCAATTTTTTTGGATTTGAATGTCAATCTTGTTTTACTATGTAGGATCCTCTGAATACAATGGTGATTCATTGCGATGTAAAGCTTCAGGAATTGTAGGATGTGAAAGCATTTCTGCATTGGGACTTCAGGAGATGCTCACACATCACCATTTATCTAAGTAGTGACAATATGTACTCATGGGAAACGGTTAGCTTAATCAGATATTGACATTTAATGTGCTTCGATCTAGTGAATTTAATCTCTACACCAACATGATGTGGTTTTACATTTTTTTTGCAGGTTTGTTTCATCTTGTAGCCGACTAGTTATTTTGTGATGACATGACTGATGCTAAAATGATCGATGTAGAGTTAGTTTCGTTTGGTTTGTCCTAGTGATCAGTTGTTTGACTTGTTTCCTATGTTTGCTGGTTTCCGACAGCTGGTGGATGATGAAATTGGATGTACCTAGTAAAAGGGTATTGGCTAGATATAATGTAATTAACCGCTGACCTTAAGTTTAGGCTTTTTATGTTAGATTGGATTAATGTGTTCTGACTGATGCTTTGACATTTcttgctatttgggttatctgCCTATTGTGTGTGGAAATCAGTCTTCCTGCACAAATAAGCATATCATCAATGGCTGCAATCGTGCGGAGTTGAGCGCCGATAGGGAGACCTTAGGTAGCTCGAGCCGCTTTATCGAGTGTGAATTTTGATCTAAGGTTAGATTCAAACTACTTGAGCTTTCTGCTGGTCCACTTATACTTTTCTAAGCATCAATTGGAAATAAAGATGAACATTATACAACAAATTGTTATTCAATCCTcgttataaatttttaattggGTAACATACAACAAAGCTCCGTTTGGTATGTGTGATGCGATAAGTAAATGATTAGTAATTGGAGTGATTAAAAATGAGAGATATTGATTAATAGTATGGTAGGATAAATAACATAgcgtttggtatgattttaaaactGATGGATTAATTTTGTATAGTTTTATTGTAATGACCAAAATGTCTCAagtgttaattaaatatatattcttaaaataattagaTAGATaactaaatatttataattataatttacatttgttaaaattaatttaaatcaataaaaaaataaattagaatttgataaatattattttcataaaataattaattaacaagattaaaaatttataaaaatttaatttaagatagatttgtattataatttattttctttaaaatgattgaaaataataaaaatatatgaaattaatttataaaaaaatataataaaaaattaaatattatattaattattaaattttcactaattttaatttttatattatattgaaAAAGATAATTCAAGAATATTATGGTCAATATACAATCTTATTATGATCactattaaaaaattatatattgtcACATCTTTTGAGGAGGGATATTTAATCACACAAATGATATGAATAGTGCGGGCTTTCAATTATAATCAAGAGCCTGCAgactaaataaaaaatgaaccaAACGCGAGATAAGAgatgattatttaataatcaTTCTCTTATCATGGAGATTATTTTATTGGGATTATTTTATACTACAACTGGAGTATTTCTCTTTTATGATATGGTCAAAAGTTAATCTTtgaattattaatatatatgttaatttttataaaaatgtgaGAAATTCACACGATATAAAGATATATGAATAGTGAGAGAAACATTCAAGATGAAGTATAGATTAATTCGTTAGATAGCTAATCTGTTGGTCAATTGGCATAATCTATCCCAAATTTGGGAGAATAAATGGTTCTAAATCCACTTGTGACAATTCTCACCTcttgaataaataataataccgttttaaaaataaaaacttataAAAATGCAAATATGACTTGAATTTGAGTCGCTTGATTAGTATTcgtttataataataaaaagaacataatatatattgagCTGATCCTGCATTTGAGTTTTTTGGATTCGAGTCGAAGCTTGACGAACATAAGATATGATACAAATCAATTGCTATTTAATaagtttataatttatataatatttttagtcGATGGAAATAGTTTTCTTTGATTAGGTTTCGTACTAATACGAGACTTTAATGTCAAATAAACTATaatttatagactttatataaAATTTGAGTTATCACAATCGCAATCAGTATCTAATCAACTTTTTTAAAAGTCGTGGAAAAGAAGCTATTTTGAGAATTCCCCCTTCCATTGTTGCTTGAATAATTGAATGACTACTTTCGTTAGTGCCCTTTCTATTCTACTACGTCGCACCCCTTAGCACCAATCAAAAGGAAAATTAGAAATGATCAACCAAATTGGATGTGATGTCCTAAAATTGATATATGTTTGGATTTTATCTACTTCCATTGTTCatcgatgaatttcaaatccataaTAATACGTTAATTCTCGAATACTATCAATTTCAAATATTCTTAACGGATGGTTTGATTTTAATTTGTTGATTGATTAAACCAAAGACCGAGTGTTTgagtttttttgttgtttttgaaaCAGTAAATCGAATTAAATTaagtcaaaaacttgtgtgagatggtctcacggaccGTATTTTGTCaaacatatctcttatttgggttatccatgaaaaaatactactttttatactaatagtattattttttattgtgaatatcggtaagattgatccgtctcacagataaagattcgtgagaccgtctaataAGAGATCTATTCTTAAATTATTCAAGCgggtgagttttttttttttttttttacattaaattgaATGTAATTTATTAtagtaataaattaaatttaaaaatgaatGTGGTGCAAACCTATATATCAAGTACATTTTCCATCAACACTGATGTTACCCTAATGGCCACATCATTGATGTCAATTTACACGTGtcgtaattttatttgttgAACATGTGGGGCCTGGACACCGCCCAAAATCCCCACAGCTAATTTATGTGAATCTTCAGTTGGCGAGTTCTATTTTCGACAAAGGAAATATCTTATTGTATATATTGATATAAATAAACTTTCTTGTTTCCAAGAAACGATGATGTTTTTTACGTCTCAAATATATAAattcttttatatatttatatatatattaattaaaaaaatattagaaaagtaAAATGTAGATACATATTATAATTATGTTCTTGTTTAATTCATTCAAAAAATATTACATGTTTTTCAAGACTTAATTAACTTGAAtacattaataattaataaaatgatGCTACAAAGTAAAAGCAAGCCTATATAATTGGCACCTATGGCGCACAAAACGTACCAATCAAAGATTCAATCTCACTTGATGATATTCTCAAACACTTGCtagacaacaaaaacaaaaaaaaatgtttagtATTCTGAAAAACatgattaaaataaaaagacaaaaaacttgtgtgagacgatctcacaagttgtattttgtgagagagatattttatttggatcattcatgaaaaaatattactttttatgccaagagtattactttctattgtaaatatcggtagggttgacctgtctcacaaataaagattcgtgagaccgtctcacaagagacctactcaaataaaaattaatttgttCTACGCAACTGATTATATAAATTCATTTGTAATTTGTTTTTAAAACATAGTAGATCGATATAAAATGTGTCTAGACTTTTGACTGTCTATTCAATatcacaaaaacttgtgtgagacgatcttaccGATCAATTTTGCGAGACGAATATtctatttggatcacccataaaaaaatattaatttttattgtatatATGAACAAAGTTGACATATCTCACGAGTAAAGATACATCAAACCGTCTTACAGTAAATTTACTTAATATataaaagtatttttttaaatcaattttaAGACCTAAATTAGATATTTCGTGGGGGTTAGTCCAGAAGATGACTGTGATCCAGCATGGCACATGTCAACCACCGGAATTTGTACTGCTTACGGAGCATGCAGGGAACTTTTATTAATttacaaaattttctttttatgaaaataaaatattcaccTTCCGCTGTTAGAGAACTATTGTCTCgtggtgttcatcggtcggttcggttcggttttcgattttttatttcggttttttcggttttcggttttacaaatatataatccgatatccgaaccatttttcttcggttcggttcggttttcggccgaaatggttcggttatttcggtcggttatttcggttttgatacaattatttaaattaataatctaaatatattataaaatataatatgttattttttaaatgatttcttagtaaaatatttaaatataaagtacaaatgaattacataaacaacaatcaactaagtattattcaaaataattcttcattcactaatatcatctcaataaataatataaaataaaaataacattattaatttaattaaatttcggcTTTTTTCGAtcggttcggttttgacatttataatccgaaaccgaaccaaattaatttcggttttaacatttatatctgaattataaaattcggttttctgttcggtttagtgttcgattttttcggttttatccgaagtttgaacacccttACTATTGCCTAGTGTATATAAGGTTTATTTTATCCTACCCATGTGGACATTGTCTCCATGATAGGATGTATGACCAAGATTTGCTCGTGCATATAtaggacccacttttttttttaaattgtatgtgtggcaagatcttatccgttgaaatgaagtgagGGTAGTGACCACATATGTAAGATCTCATAAATCTATATATAGCCAATGATTCATATTTATCCTTACATGTAGGTTACATTTTTTTCTGACACGAGAGGCATAACATAAAActagttttattttttaaagacCAAATATACATGAATATGGCAACTGTGAAATGGCTCCACCATGTGTCTTTGCCTACTCAAAAGCAGAAAGCAACCTTGGAAATTGGCTGTAGACGAGCGAGCCAGCCTTGCCCACTTTGAAAACTTCCATTTTCTTGTAAAGTATGAGCCTTTACAACTAAGCTTGCCTAATGTCTACATTACATTACTATCATTTTAACATGCCATTTTggaggatttttcaaatttgtttttctatttgttactatttttttttaataagaaaaaaaattctacaattGGGATTGACATCCCCTATAAATACCACCCTCTTATTGATCATTTCCCTTCATCAAATCAGAAAGCAATACATTACCTTCCATTTTCTTGGTTTTTTTCTATTCATCTAACCCTCTTCGATTCTTTCAGTTAATATCATTCAACACTCAATGGCCACTGTTGAGGTAGGATTTCTCCTTCAATCTTATCACGACATGGATTGCGATCTTCGTCTTATCCGCAAATTTAGTGTATTAtgagttttttttaataaagaaaACTTTAGGTAATAATTATCCAGCTTGATATACCAAAATTGTAACCAGAGCGGGACCTTAATGTCAAACTTGAATGTTGATTATGATTTTAATGAAGATCAACGGTTGATTATTAGTTCAATGAATGTTACATGCTTAAACTCTTATATTTTGGATATTGATCTTCTGTCATCGTGGGGTGGGATGATCCTTTGGGCATTGATGATTAACAGCTACATACTTGATTCAGTGTTTTATGGTAATGATCATAATCTTAATATTCCGATTAGGAATTACAATAAAAACTAAATTTCCCTGTTTAATTTCAACAACAGGTTCAAGCAGCTCCAATCCCAGTGTCTGAGACACTTCCAACCGACGAAGTGATCGACATCACCGAGAAAaaggaggaggaggtggtggctGCACCATTGGCAGAGGAGCCACCAACAGCTCCCGAAGCTGAGCCTGAGAAATTGGCTGTAGACGAGCCAGCCGCAGAAGATGTGCCGGAAGAAGCTGCTGCGGAAGAGCCGGTCGTGGGAGAGACAGAAGAAGCAACTCCAGAGACGGTGGTACAAGAACCGGCTGCTATTGAGCCAGACGCACCAGCACCAGCCGAGGAAGTCACAGCCACGGAAGAGGCTGCCCCGGCTGAAGCTGCAGAGGAAGCCGCCGAAGTTCCAGCTGAGAAAACTGTAGAGTGAGGAGTTTTCCTGAGAAACGGAGATTATCAATGCGTTGTATTGCTGCTGTCTTAATATTGTATGATGATGTATGAACGTAATAGGTTGTTATTGAGCCACATGTGTGTGaagtaatatattttaaagagatatatctattattatttattaagaaATTGGTGTCatgcttattttttttaatttcattatttcaaattataattTAGTCTCACTATCTTTGGTTATTTAGttatattatttcaaattacaGTATAgttcttgattactttttattaacaTGATATTACCTCTGTTCGAATATACACCAAGAAAAGAGAATTTGGTTAGGATTTTTAAATCATTCTTTGTGAATGTGCTTCAACTCATATCAAAGGAACAACtcgtcaaataaataataaaaactcaCTAAATTCAATAGCTTTCGATCTGTTTTGTACGGAGAATAACCTCTATAATAGGATAACGAAAAATGAGATGGGGTAAATCATATTCATTGGCGAGGTTCAAAAGAACTTCCTGGTTAATATCTCATAGGTTCAAGTCCGGTAAGTCTCCATTCTCCTTCTTTGCCTTCGGGACGGAAAGAATGCAGACATCTCCAACTTTGACAAGAAAAGGAACAACCCctataaaaggaaaaaaaaaaagaaaccaaAAATCCCTTTCTTCTAGCTaggaatataatttaaaatgagaAATATAATAAAATGTCCTTATGGTTTACCAAAAATcccaatttaatttttattctttGGACGTTCCCAATTTGTTCctaattttcaaaaacttatCCAATTCAGTCCTTCAACTCAAATAATTCTCAAAATAACCTTGGTTGAGAAAAATGTATAAAATGTCTTAAAATGCTATATAAGAGATTTTTATTCTgtacatttattattattattattattattattattattattattttgtaactTATTTTTTGGACgatgagatattttctcaaaatacgaatctgaaattttttcaagatttttttatttatttcaaattatatGCCAATATTATGGAATATTTTAAACAAGAAAATCTAATCCAGGTCAGATTTTAGGAGCAACTTGGAACATAACTTGCTACTAGGATAGAAAATGACTCAAACTAATAAATTCCTAGAAGTTTTCTTGGTTTTCTATAAATATTCAGGAGATTTTAGAAAAATCCAAAACACTATTCAAAATTATGaatcaattatattatatatcacaacAAATTGAATATATCTTcaagaaacaagaagaaattcttgaaaCCTTGAAAGAAATTCAAACAAATATCTGAAGTCTATAACTTCAACTCACTTCTAGCAGTATGATCGCAAGAGGAAGGTTATCGCCCTCCTTTGATACCGAACTCTTAATACATAAAAAAAGAGAGGCCAAAATGGTGCAAAACATTTATCTGAAGACGAGAAAATTATCAATCGTATCAAGATTGtctagaaaaaaaaataatcagaTGACGACCATAGAAATGATTGGTCTCAATGATCTTCAAGACTTTACAGAAT
Coding sequences:
- the LOC140838838 gene encoding uncharacterized protein is translated as MATVEVQAAPIPVSETLPTDEVIDITEKKEEEVVAAPLAEEPPTAPEAEPEKLAVDEPAAEDVPEEAAAEEPVVGETEEATPETVVQEPAAIEPDAPAPAEEVTATEEAAPAEAAEEAAEVPAEKTVE